In Desertibacillus haloalkaliphilus, the following are encoded in one genomic region:
- a CDS encoding reverse transcriptase domain-containing protein has product KYDWVLEFDIKGLFDNIDYGLLMKAVKKHTDCKWIILYIERWLKAPFQKKDGEIVERTSGTPQGGVISPVLANLFMHYTFDKWMAINHPNNPWARYADDAVVHCRNKEKAERLLEELNQRFNQCRLELHPDKTKIIYCKDEDRTGDYPNIMFDFLGYTFRPRRSKNRYGKFFINFTPAVSNKACKAMRQTIRRWRLQLKPDKEIKDLSLMFNAVIRGWINYYGHFYKSQLYSVLRHMNRALVQWVRRKYKRFMRHKKRAERWLGRLARNLPKLFVHWQMGILPATG; this is encoded by the coding sequence AAGTATGACTGGGTACTAGAATTCGATATTAAGGGTCTTTTTGACAATATTGATTATGGATTACTCATGAAAGCAGTCAAAAAGCACACGGATTGTAAATGGATAATTCTCTATATTGAAAGGTGGCTTAAGGCACCCTTTCAGAAGAAAGATGGAGAAATAGTGGAAAGGACTTCCGGGACACCGCAAGGTGGTGTCATTAGTCCGGTATTGGCTAACCTGTTTATGCACTACACATTTGATAAATGGATGGCAATTAATCACCCGAATAATCCGTGGGCTAGATATGCTGATGATGCTGTGGTTCATTGTCGAAACAAAGAAAAGGCTGAGAGATTACTTGAGGAGTTAAACCAACGGTTTAACCAATGTCGGCTTGAACTACATCCCGACAAAACTAAAATCATCTACTGCAAAGACGAAGATCGAACAGGTGATTATCCAAATATCATGTTTGATTTTTTGGGTTATACCTTCCGACCAAGAAGGTCTAAGAACAGATATGGAAAGTTTTTCATAAACTTCACCCCAGCAGTGAGTAACAAAGCATGTAAAGCTATGAGGCAGACAATACGAAGATGGCGGCTTCAGTTGAAACCAGATAAAGAGATTAAAGATCTCTCCCTAATGTTCAACGCTGTAATAAGAGGTTGGATTAACTACTATGGTCACTTTTATAAATCCCAACTCTACTCTGTATTACGTCACATGAATCGAGCATTAGTTCAATGGGTAAGAAGGAAATACAAAAGGTTTATGAGACACAAGAAACGTGCAGAGAGATGGTTGGGGAGATTAGCTAGAAATCTACCAAAACTGTTTGTTCATTGGCAGATGGGAATTCTGCCCGCGACTGGATAA